A segment of the Methanobacterium spitsbergense genome:
TCAAATTTCGCTGTTTGTAGGATAACATGACCGCTTTCTGGCAGTCCCTCATATTCAAATGTACCTATAATTCTCTCAGGAGCTTTGATTTCATGATTAACCCCGTGAAATGCGGATTTATTCCCTTGTTCATCTGTTTGAATGTATCTCCATGATCCACCATCTCTCTGTTCAAACCTTCCAAGGTCTGTTTTCATGCCACGTGGACCAATCCACTGTACATATAACTGTGGATCTGTAAAAGCTTTAAAAACAAGTTCTCGCGAAGCATCAAACTCGCGAATTATTAATATCTCAAGTTTCCCCGGTTCTGCTTTAATATCAACTTTTGCCATTTATATCTCCCCCTTAAGTTAAATTAAATCATATATATTATTCGCATTCAATTCCATCCAATTACCCTATTACAGACTAATACAGTATAATATAGGTTTTTGAAATTAATA
Coding sequences within it:
- a CDS encoding SRPBCC family protein is translated as MAKVDIKAEPGKLEILIIREFDASRELVFKAFTDPQLYVQWIGPRGMKTDLGRFEQRDGGSWRYIQTDEQGNKSAFHGVNHEIKAPERIIGTFEYEGLPESGHVILQTAKFEELPSDRTKLISQSVFQSVEDRDGMLASGMEMEVNESYERLDDVLKNLKE